A genomic stretch from Clavelina lepadiformis chromosome 5, kaClaLepa1.1, whole genome shotgun sequence includes:
- the LOC143461215 gene encoding 6-pyruvoyl tetrahydrobiopterin synthase-like: MSNIVELSRRIMLCASHRLHSTHLSDEENKQLYGKCNNPNGHGHNYVIKVSVRGEKDPITGMVMDAAILKDYMTKAIMDVMDHKCLDKDVEYFKTQPSTAENIAVFVWNQLSPYMEKEKCSLHKVKIFETENICATYKGMKA, from the exons ATGTCAAATATAGTGGAGCTTTCAAG GCGCATCATGTTATGTGCTTCTCACAGGCTACATAGCACGCATCTATCAGATGAAGAAAATAAGCAATTGTATGGGAAGTGCAATAACCCAAATGGCCATGGCCATAATTACGT AATTAAAGTTTCGGTACGAGGAGAAAAAGATCCTATAACGGGAATGGTCATGGATGCTGCCATCTTAAAAGATTATATGACA AAAGCTATAATGGATGTCATGGATCATAAATGTCTGGATAAGGATGTGGAGTATTTCAAAACTCAACCGTCTACAGCAGAAAATATTGCTGTGTTTGTTTGGAACCAACTGTCACCTTATATGGAAAAGGAAAAATGTTCATtgcacaaagtaaaaatatttgaaactgaaaatatttgcgcTACGTACAAAGGAATGAAAGCTTAA